A DNA window from Methylobacterium sp. NMS14P contains the following coding sequences:
- the rdgB gene encoding RdgB/HAM1 family non-canonical purine NTP pyrophosphatase translates to MSRRLTGKVVIATHNAGKLAEMRDLLAPFGIEAVSAGELGLPEPDETGTMFAENAAIKARAATDATGLPAFADDSGLCVDALDGAPGIFSARWAGPTKDFAGAMARIFAELDRRGAADRRAHFVSALVLAWPDGHTELFEGRVFGDLVAAKGSAGFGYDPIFRPEGHDRTFGEMSADEKHGVDWQKGRGLSHRARAFVELSRACLAPRA, encoded by the coding sequence GTGAGCCGCCGCCTGACCGGGAAGGTGGTGATCGCCACGCACAATGCCGGCAAGCTCGCCGAGATGCGCGACCTGCTCGCGCCGTTCGGGATCGAGGCGGTGTCGGCGGGCGAGCTCGGCCTGCCCGAGCCCGACGAGACCGGCACGATGTTCGCCGAGAACGCCGCGATCAAGGCGCGGGCGGCAACCGACGCCACCGGTCTGCCAGCCTTCGCGGACGATTCCGGCCTGTGCGTCGACGCCCTCGACGGGGCGCCGGGCATCTTCTCGGCCCGCTGGGCCGGCCCGACCAAGGATTTCGCCGGCGCGATGGCGCGGATCTTCGCCGAACTCGACCGGCGCGGCGCGGCCGACCGCCGGGCGCACTTCGTGTCCGCCCTGGTGCTGGCCTGGCCGGACGGGCACACCGAGCTGTTCGAGGGACGGGTGTTCGGAGACCTCGTCGCCGCGAAGGGCTCCGCGGGCTTCGGCTACGACCCGATCTTCCGGCCGGAGGGCCACGACCGCACCTTCGGCGAGATGAGTGCCGACGAGAAGCACGGCGTCGACTGGCAGAAGGGGCGGGGCCTCTCGCACCGGGCCCGGGCCTTCGTGGAGCTGAGCCGCGCCTGCCTCGCGCCCCGCGCCTGA
- the rph gene encoding ribonuclease PH: MRPSKRAADELRPVSLERAVSRYAEGSCLVSFGNTRVLCTASLEERAPPWLRGSGKGWVTAEYAMLPRATHERTRREVGSGKPSGRTQEIQRLIGRSLRAVTNLPAMGERQVTIDCDVIQADGGTRTAAITGAWVALHDCFAWMRTRSIISVDPLRDHVAAVSCGLYKGTPVLDLDYAEDSAAETDANFVLTGRGGIVEVQGTAEMEPFTQEQLIELLGLARAGTERLVALQKEAIA, translated from the coding sequence ATGCGGCCTTCCAAGCGTGCCGCCGACGAGTTGCGGCCCGTGAGCCTGGAGCGCGCGGTCTCGCGCTACGCCGAGGGCTCGTGCCTCGTCAGTTTCGGCAACACCCGGGTGCTCTGCACAGCTTCGCTGGAAGAGCGCGCGCCCCCGTGGCTGCGCGGGTCCGGCAAGGGCTGGGTCACGGCCGAGTACGCCATGCTGCCGCGTGCGACGCACGAACGCACCCGCCGCGAGGTCGGTTCCGGGAAGCCGTCGGGTCGGACCCAGGAGATCCAGCGGCTGATCGGCCGGTCGCTGCGCGCCGTCACCAACCTGCCGGCGATGGGCGAGCGCCAGGTCACGATCGATTGCGACGTGATCCAGGCCGACGGCGGCACCCGGACGGCCGCGATCACGGGCGCCTGGGTGGCGCTGCACGATTGCTTCGCCTGGATGCGGACCCGCTCGATCATCTCCGTCGATCCGCTGCGCGATCACGTCGCCGCGGTCTCGTGCGGTCTCTACAAGGGCACGCCGGTCCTCGACCTCGACTACGCCGAGGATTCGGCGGCCGAGACCGACGCGAACTTCGTGCTCACCGGCCGAGGCGGCATCGTCGAGGTGCAGGGCACCGCCGAGATGGAGCCCTTCACCCAGGAGCAGCTCATCGAGCTGCTCGGCCTCGCCCGCGCCGGCACCGAGCGGCTGGTCGCCCTGCAGAAGGAGGCCATCGCGTGA
- a CDS encoding M3 family metallopeptidase, whose amino-acid sequence MSDAADAGLPGLPQANPFREAQWSTPHGLPPFERIRPEHYRPAFEAALAAHDSEIRAIANQAAPATFGNTVEAMERAGLALERVAGVFYNLTGSHTNPDLQAIEREIGPKLARHGSAIYLNPELWARISAIDAGGLGAEERRVLDRYRIRFRRSGADLAPADKARIAEIAARMSELGTTFSQNLLADESSFTLPLQGEEDLAGLPPFLRAAAESAAKERGLDGHVITLSRSLIEPFLVCSTRRDLRERAYAAWTRRGENGGATDNRAIIAEIIRLRAERARLLGFESFAHFALDDTMAASPDAATGLLRDVWTPARARAAEERDRLQATIQAEGHNFALQAHDWRHYAEKVRRAEHDLDESEIKAYLPLERMIQAAFDTASRLFGLTFTELSDVPRYHPDVRVWRVGNPDGSEVGLFLGDYFARASKRSGAWMSAFRSQERLNGTVTPIIVNVMNFAKAPEGEATLLSFDDARTLFHEFGHALHGLLSDVTYPLLSGTAVSRDFVELPSQLYEHWLEQPEVLRTHARHHRTGEPMPDALLRKLLAARTFNQGFATVEYTSSAIVDMTLHLSAEGEGGLDVPAFEAEALRRISMPAEISMRHRTPHFAHIFSGDGYAAGYYSYLWSEVLDADAFDAFREAGDIFDPETAKRLRTFVYGAGNLRDPREAYTAFRGRMPSIDPLLNKRGLAA is encoded by the coding sequence ATGTCGGACGCAGCTGATGCCGGGCTCCCGGGCCTGCCGCAGGCCAATCCCTTCCGCGAAGCGCAGTGGAGCACCCCGCACGGCCTGCCGCCCTTCGAGCGGATCCGGCCGGAGCACTACAGGCCCGCGTTCGAGGCCGCGCTCGCGGCCCACGATTCCGAGATCCGCGCCATCGCGAACCAGGCCGCTCCGGCCACCTTCGGCAACACCGTCGAGGCGATGGAGCGAGCGGGCCTCGCCCTCGAGCGCGTCGCCGGCGTGTTCTACAATCTGACCGGCAGCCACACGAATCCGGACCTGCAGGCCATCGAGCGGGAGATCGGGCCGAAGCTCGCCCGGCACGGCAGCGCCATCTATCTCAACCCCGAACTCTGGGCCCGGATCTCGGCGATCGACGCCGGGGGACTGGGCGCGGAGGAGCGGCGGGTGCTCGACCGGTACCGGATCCGCTTCCGCCGGTCGGGGGCGGATCTCGCGCCCGCGGACAAGGCCCGCATCGCCGAGATCGCCGCGCGCATGTCGGAACTCGGGACGACGTTCAGCCAGAATCTCCTGGCCGACGAGAGCAGCTTCACCCTGCCGCTGCAGGGCGAGGAGGACTTGGCCGGCCTGCCGCCGTTCCTGCGGGCGGCCGCCGAGAGCGCCGCGAAGGAGCGCGGCCTCGACGGGCACGTCATCACCCTGTCCCGCTCGCTGATCGAGCCGTTCCTGGTCTGCTCGACCCGGCGCGACCTGCGCGAGCGCGCCTACGCGGCCTGGACGCGGCGCGGCGAGAACGGCGGCGCGACCGACAACCGCGCGATCATCGCGGAGATCATCCGGCTGCGCGCCGAGCGGGCGCGGCTCCTCGGCTTCGAGAGCTTCGCCCATTTCGCCCTCGACGACACGATGGCGGCGAGCCCGGACGCGGCGACCGGGCTGCTGCGGGACGTGTGGACGCCGGCCCGCGCGCGGGCGGCCGAGGAGCGCGACCGCCTCCAGGCCACGATCCAGGCGGAGGGGCACAACTTCGCCCTCCAGGCGCACGATTGGCGTCACTACGCCGAGAAGGTGCGGCGCGCCGAGCACGACCTCGACGAGAGCGAGATCAAGGCGTACCTGCCGCTGGAGCGGATGATCCAGGCGGCGTTCGACACGGCGTCCCGGCTGTTCGGCCTGACCTTCACCGAGCTGTCCGACGTGCCGCGCTACCATCCCGACGTCCGGGTCTGGCGGGTCGGCAATCCCGACGGGTCCGAAGTCGGCCTGTTCCTGGGCGACTACTTCGCCCGCGCCTCGAAGCGGTCAGGCGCCTGGATGAGCGCCTTCCGCTCGCAGGAGCGCCTGAACGGGACGGTCACGCCGATCATCGTCAACGTCATGAACTTCGCCAAGGCGCCCGAGGGCGAGGCGACGCTGCTGTCCTTCGACGACGCGCGCACCCTGTTCCACGAGTTCGGCCACGCCCTGCACGGGCTGCTCTCGGACGTGACCTATCCGCTCCTGTCCGGGACGGCGGTATCGCGCGACTTCGTCGAGCTGCCCTCGCAGCTCTACGAGCACTGGCTGGAGCAGCCGGAAGTCCTGCGGACCCACGCGCGCCACCATCGCACGGGCGAGCCGATGCCCGACGCCCTGCTGCGGAAGCTGCTCGCCGCGCGGACCTTCAACCAGGGTTTCGCCACCGTGGAGTACACGTCCTCGGCGATCGTCGACATGACCCTGCACCTCTCGGCGGAGGGCGAGGGCGGTCTCGACGTGCCCGCCTTCGAGGCCGAGGCGCTGCGGCGGATCAGCATGCCGGCCGAGATCAGCATGCGGCACCGGACGCCGCACTTCGCCCACATCTTCTCGGGGGACGGCTACGCCGCCGGTTACTACAGCTACCTCTGGTCGGAAGTACTGGACGCGGACGCCTTCGACGCGTTCCGCGAGGCCGGCGACATCTTCGATCCGGAGACGGCGAAGCGGCTGCGGACCTTCGTGTACGGGGCGGGCAATTTGCGCGACCCGCGCGAGGCCTACACGGCCTTCCGCGGGCGGATGCCGAGCATCGACCCGCTCCTGAATAAGCGCGGGCTCGCGGCCTGA
- a CDS encoding penicillin-binding protein activator, which translates to MARPTSARDRLVRVTAPTAALCAVLLSLGGCIGSDFARRATGPQAELTPPAAVPGAPGPAPAAEPMPAAAPMPAAGGGGRIGAGSVKVALVLPLTGQGSTVGAALRNAAQLAYDEAQQPDLTLLVEDDRGSPDGAREATQEALRQGADIVLGPLFAGSVQAAATVARTAGKPVIGFSTDATVANQGVYLLSFLPQPEVDRVVEDAVAGGKRSFAALIPETAYGNAVEAEFREIVARKGARVAAVERYPAGAPGPAVERLARVIAGPGATADALFIPETADAMPAVAASLTKAGFSPARVRPLGTALWNEPSLYALPALQGGRYAAPDRVGFSNFSARYQARFGTVPPRVASLAYDAVLLAAALSRRYGSQRFAEATLTNGLGFAGVDGTFRFRPDGQSDRSLAVYEIRNNAATPVSPAPRVLAKPAI; encoded by the coding sequence ATGGCGCGCCCGACAAGCGCGCGGGACCGTCTCGTGCGTGTCACCGCCCCGACCGCCGCGCTCTGCGCCGTCCTGCTGTCGCTCGGCGGCTGCATCGGCAGCGACTTCGCCAGACGCGCGACCGGGCCGCAGGCCGAGCTGACCCCGCCGGCCGCCGTGCCGGGCGCGCCGGGCCCCGCGCCCGCCGCGGAGCCGATGCCCGCCGCGGCGCCGATGCCGGCCGCGGGCGGCGGCGGGCGCATCGGCGCGGGTTCGGTGAAGGTGGCCCTGGTGCTGCCGCTGACCGGCCAGGGGTCGACGGTGGGTGCCGCCCTGCGCAACGCGGCGCAGCTCGCCTACGACGAGGCCCAGCAGCCGGACCTGACGCTCCTCGTCGAGGACGACCGGGGCAGCCCGGACGGCGCCCGGGAGGCGACGCAGGAGGCGCTGCGTCAGGGCGCCGACATCGTCCTCGGCCCGCTCTTCGCCGGCAGCGTCCAGGCCGCCGCCACCGTCGCCAGGACCGCCGGCAAGCCGGTGATCGGTTTCTCCACGGACGCGACCGTGGCGAACCAGGGCGTCTACCTGCTGAGCTTCCTGCCGCAGCCGGAGGTGGACCGCGTCGTCGAGGACGCGGTCGCCGGCGGGAAGCGGTCGTTCGCGGCGCTGATCCCCGAGACGGCCTACGGCAACGCCGTCGAGGCGGAGTTCCGGGAGATCGTCGCCCGGAAGGGCGCGCGGGTCGCCGCCGTGGAGCGCTACCCGGCGGGCGCGCCCGGCCCGGCGGTGGAGCGGCTCGCGCGGGTGATCGCCGGGCCCGGCGCCACCGCCGACGCGCTGTTCATCCCCGAGACCGCCGACGCCATGCCCGCCGTGGCGGCGTCGCTGACGAAGGCGGGCTTCTCGCCCGCCCGGGTGCGTCCCCTCGGCACCGCCCTCTGGAACGAGCCGTCGCTCTACGCGCTGCCCGCGCTCCAGGGCGGCCGCTACGCCGCGCCGGACCGCGTCGGCTTCTCGAATTTCAGCGCGCGCTACCAGGCCCGGTTCGGCACCGTCCCGCCGCGTGTGGCCTCGCTCGCCTACGACGCGGTGCTGCTCGCGGCGGCCCTGTCGCGGCGGTACGGCTCGCAGCGCTTCGCCGAGGCGACCCTGACCAACGGCCTGGGCTTCGCGGGCGTCGACGGGACGTTCCGGTTCCGGCCGGACGGTCAGAGCGACCGGTCCCTCGCGGTCTACGAGATCCGCAACAACGCCGCGACGCCCGTCAGCCCCGCCCCGCGGGTCCTCGCGAAGCCGGCGATCTGA
- a CDS encoding L,D-transpeptidase family protein, producing MIPKPWRSVSAALLASCLAAHGAAARSGKGQKAETVEPPALTAEAVNAAAPAQPGAGKTEGAKPDARKRRAKSSEERPDPLILKAQVLLDRARFYPGAIDGRKGDNYRHALSAFAVAQGLPAGEDLTPEIWDKLQATSDKPVVTDYTLTEADAAGPYVERIPPKMEEQAELKTLGYTNPREMLAERFHMSRDLVSALNPGKPLDKAGTTIAVAAVDPMGTDKPKGKDLPQEPKVERIEVDKTSRDVRAFGADGKLVAYYPASIGSSEKPAPSGETKVKGVAFDPDYTYNPKYAFKGVKAQHKFIIQSGPNNPVGLVWIDLAIPSYGIHGTPEPEKVGKTESHGCIRLTNWNARDLAAHVTRGAKVSFKDD from the coding sequence ATGATCCCGAAACCTTGGCGGTCGGTCAGTGCGGCACTGCTGGCGAGTTGTCTGGCCGCGCACGGCGCGGCGGCGCGGAGCGGGAAGGGCCAGAAGGCCGAGACGGTCGAGCCGCCGGCGCTGACGGCCGAGGCGGTGAACGCCGCGGCCCCGGCACAGCCGGGCGCCGGGAAGACCGAGGGTGCGAAGCCGGACGCGAGGAAGCGTCGGGCCAAGTCGTCCGAGGAGCGGCCCGATCCGCTGATCCTCAAAGCCCAGGTTCTGCTCGATCGCGCGCGTTTCTATCCCGGCGCGATCGACGGCCGGAAAGGCGACAATTACCGGCACGCCCTCTCGGCCTTCGCGGTGGCCCAGGGACTGCCCGCCGGCGAGGACCTGACGCCCGAGATCTGGGACAAGCTCCAGGCGACCAGCGATAAGCCGGTGGTCACGGACTACACGCTCACCGAGGCCGACGCCGCGGGCCCCTATGTCGAGCGGATCCCGCCCAAGATGGAGGAGCAGGCCGAACTCAAGACGCTGGGCTACACCAATCCCCGCGAGATGCTGGCCGAGCGGTTCCACATGAGCCGCGACCTGGTCAGCGCGCTCAATCCCGGCAAACCCCTCGACAAGGCCGGCACGACCATCGCGGTCGCGGCGGTCGACCCGATGGGCACGGACAAGCCGAAGGGGAAGGATCTGCCGCAGGAGCCGAAGGTCGAGCGCATCGAGGTCGACAAGACGAGCCGCGACGTTCGCGCGTTCGGCGCCGACGGGAAGCTCGTGGCCTACTATCCCGCGTCGATCGGCAGTTCCGAGAAGCCGGCGCCGAGCGGCGAGACCAAGGTGAAGGGCGTCGCGTTCGATCCCGACTACACCTACAACCCGAAATACGCGTTCAAGGGCGTGAAGGCGCAGCACAAATTCATCATCCAGTCGGGCCCCAACAACCCGGTCGGCCTGGTCTGGATCGATCTCGCGATCCCGAGCTACGGGATCCACGGTACGCCCGAGCCTGAGAAAGTCGGGAAGACCGAGTCCCACGGCTGTATCCGCCTGACGAACTGGAACGCCCGCGACCTCGCCGCACATGTGACACGGGGCGCCAAGGTCAGCTTCAAGGACGACTGA
- a CDS encoding YraN family protein: protein MNGALPERAGRRRAAYRLGHRAEWLSLAALMLKGYWPIGRRVSIAGGEIDLIVQRWNTVVFVEVKARAKRDDAREAIDAAKRRRFSRAVRAWIGRNAWCAGATFRADAVFVGRWAWPAHVERVFTIEGL, encoded by the coding sequence ATGAACGGGGCACTGCCGGAGCGGGCTGGCCGGCGCCGCGCCGCCTATCGGCTGGGACACCGGGCCGAGTGGCTGTCGCTCGCCGCGCTGATGCTCAAGGGCTACTGGCCGATCGGCCGGCGCGTCAGCATCGCGGGCGGCGAGATCGACCTCATCGTCCAGCGCTGGAACACCGTCGTGTTCGTGGAGGTGAAGGCGCGGGCAAAGCGCGACGACGCCCGGGAGGCGATCGACGCCGCCAAGAGGCGGCGGTTCTCCCGCGCGGTCCGCGCCTGGATCGGTCGGAATGCGTGGTGCGCCGGGGCGACGTTCCGGGCCGACGCCGTGTTCGTCGGGCGCTGGGCCTGGCCCGCCCATGTCGAGCGGGTCTTCACGATCGAGGGGCTCTGA
- the hemW gene encoding radical SAM family heme chaperone HemW, protein MSSTGPNHPTRDAGFGIYLHWPFCAAKCPYCDFNSHVRRAGVDEPRFLAAFRAEIAHSAARTPGRTVTSIFLGGGTPSLMQPATVAGLLDAVAAHWAVAPDAEVTLEANPSSVEAGRFHGYRAAGVNRVSLGIQALDDASLRTLGRLHDTAQALDAIALAQSAFARTSFDLIYARPGQTPALWRAELADALARAAEHLSLYQLTIEPGTPFHGLAAAGKLVTPDDEVGRALYDVTQDLCAKAGLPAYEISNHARPGAESRHNLLYWRYGEYAGIGPGAHGRLVTPGGRIGTVTERSPEAWLARVEAEGHGIVETETLSAADQADEFLVMGLRLREGIDPERYAALKGRPLNGNRIGMLIGDGLLERLPGGRIAATARGAPVLNALVAELAA, encoded by the coding sequence ATGTCATCGACCGGCCCGAACCATCCGACCCGCGACGCGGGCTTCGGGATCTACCTGCACTGGCCCTTCTGCGCCGCGAAGTGCCCGTACTGCGACTTCAACAGCCACGTCCGCCGCGCGGGCGTGGACGAGCCGCGCTTCCTGGCGGCGTTCCGCGCCGAGATCGCCCACAGCGCCGCCCGGACGCCGGGGCGGACCGTGACCAGCATCTTCCTCGGCGGCGGCACGCCCTCGCTGATGCAGCCCGCCACGGTGGCCGGGCTGCTCGACGCGGTGGCGGCCCACTGGGCGGTCGCGCCGGACGCGGAAGTGACCCTCGAGGCCAACCCGTCGAGCGTCGAGGCGGGCCGGTTCCACGGCTACCGCGCCGCCGGCGTCAACCGGGTTTCGCTCGGCATCCAGGCCCTCGACGACGCCTCGCTGCGGACCCTCGGGCGCCTGCACGACACCGCGCAGGCCCTCGACGCGATCGCCCTGGCGCAGTCGGCGTTCGCGCGGACCTCCTTCGACCTGATCTACGCGCGGCCCGGGCAGACGCCGGCCCTGTGGCGGGCAGAGCTCGCTGACGCGCTCGCGCGGGCCGCCGAGCACCTCTCGCTCTACCAGCTCACCATCGAGCCCGGAACGCCGTTCCACGGGCTCGCCGCCGCCGGCAAGCTGGTGACGCCGGACGACGAGGTCGGCCGCGCCCTCTACGACGTCACCCAGGATCTCTGCGCGAAGGCCGGCCTTCCGGCCTACGAGATCTCGAACCACGCGCGGCCCGGCGCGGAATCGCGGCACAACCTGCTCTACTGGCGCTACGGCGAGTATGCCGGCATCGGTCCGGGCGCCCACGGCCGGCTCGTGACGCCCGGGGGCCGGATCGGGACCGTCACGGAGCGGTCGCCCGAGGCGTGGCTCGCCCGCGTCGAGGCCGAGGGCCACGGGATCGTCGAGACCGAGACGCTCTCGGCCGCCGACCAGGCCGACGAGTTCCTGGTGATGGGACTGCGCCTGCGCGAGGGGATCGATCCCGAGCGCTACGCGGCCCTCAAGGGGCGGCCGCTGAACGGCAACCGGATCGGCATGCTGATCGGGGACGGCCTGCTGGAGCGGCTGCCCGGCGGCCGCATCGCCGCCACGGCGCGGGGCGCGCCGGTGCTGAACGCCCTGGTCGCCGAACTCGCGGCCTGA
- a CDS encoding response regulator, producing MIADPNDDVLNGVRVLVVEDEAAISMLLEDMLLDFGCAVVGPAARLSSALEMASQEAFEVAILDVNVAGEPIYPVAEAIAKRDLPLVFSTGYGGAGIREPFRDRPVVQKPFSQADLKRTLIGAIRAARA from the coding sequence GTGATTGCTGACCCCAACGACGACGTCCTCAACGGCGTCCGTGTTCTCGTCGTCGAGGACGAGGCCGCGATCTCGATGCTGCTGGAGGACATGCTCCTCGACTTCGGCTGTGCCGTGGTCGGGCCGGCCGCGCGTCTGTCCTCGGCGCTCGAGATGGCGTCGCAGGAGGCGTTCGAGGTCGCCATTCTCGACGTGAACGTGGCGGGTGAGCCGATCTACCCGGTGGCCGAGGCCATCGCCAAGCGCGACCTGCCGCTGGTCTTCTCGACCGGCTACGGCGGCGCCGGCATCCGCGAGCCGTTCCGCGACAGGCCCGTCGTCCAGAAGCCGTTCAGCCAGGCCGACCTGAAGCGCACGCTGATCGGGGCGATCCGCGCGGCCCGCGCCTGA
- a CDS encoding extensin family protein — protein sequence MSGRSLSTFRPAMVLAGGALAVGLAFPASPVRAVEAPAATVPTPPPLPPERPEALKPPVAEPGKEQAREAPKESGRDRPADAAPESGKETGKEAGRPEIPSPPPAPPERPPELSGAAVLALKVTPPDDTACRTRLKRLGVDFEPLPPISEGQCTAPLPLKVTKFADGVALPQGATLTCRTAEALARWVTEVQVEADRTLKHPLTALEFGGSYVCRGQNHDVDAKLSEHAFANAADIMGFAFAGRASIPVKAMPDGSEEAQFLGAVRAKACGYFRTVLGPGSNAAHANHFHLDERERSAGHRLCQ from the coding sequence ATGTCGGGACGCAGCCTGTCGACTTTCCGACCCGCGATGGTTCTCGCGGGCGGCGCCCTCGCCGTGGGGCTCGCCTTCCCGGCATCGCCGGTCCGCGCCGTCGAAGCGCCGGCGGCGACGGTGCCGACACCCCCGCCCCTCCCGCCGGAGCGTCCCGAGGCGCTGAAGCCGCCCGTCGCGGAGCCGGGCAAGGAGCAGGCCCGGGAGGCGCCGAAGGAATCCGGCCGGGACAGGCCGGCGGATGCCGCGCCGGAATCCGGGAAGGAGACGGGCAAAGAGGCCGGCAGGCCCGAGATTCCATCGCCGCCGCCGGCACCGCCCGAGCGGCCGCCGGAGCTGTCGGGCGCGGCCGTCCTGGCCCTCAAGGTGACGCCGCCGGACGACACCGCCTGCCGGACGCGGCTGAAGCGGCTCGGCGTCGACTTCGAGCCGCTGCCGCCGATCTCCGAAGGCCAGTGCACCGCACCGCTGCCGCTCAAGGTGACGAAGTTCGCCGACGGCGTGGCGCTGCCGCAGGGCGCCACGCTGACCTGCCGGACCGCCGAGGCGCTGGCGCGCTGGGTCACCGAGGTTCAGGTCGAGGCCGATCGGACGCTCAAGCATCCCCTGACCGCGCTCGAATTCGGCGGCTCCTACGTCTGCCGCGGGCAGAACCACGACGTCGACGCCAAGCTCAGCGAGCACGCCTTCGCCAACGCCGCCGATATCATGGGCTTCGCCTTCGCGGGACGCGCGAGCATCCCCGTGAAGGCGATGCCGGACGGCTCCGAGGAGGCACAGTTCCTCGGCGCGGTGCGCGCCAAGGCGTGCGGCTACTTCCGCACCGTCCTCGGCCCGGGCTCGAACGCCGCGCACGCCAATCATTTCCACCTCGACGAGCGCGAGCGCAGCGCCGGTCACCGTCTGTGCCAGTAG
- the rsmI gene encoding 16S rRNA (cytidine(1402)-2'-O)-methyltransferase, giving the protein MTRRFDDPGPAASTRAPSQKLAPDRPRSTTFTAFGLASETEPLSPGLHIVATPIGNLRDITIRALATMAAADAVLAEDTRVTRNLLAHYGITTPLLAYHEHSNDAVRERMVARLRAGEALALVSDAGTPLVSDPGYKLVQAAIEAGIAITPVPGPSAVMTALVAAGLPTDRFFFEGFLPQKAGARRNRLEALLQVPGTLVLFESPHRLPDMLADAAAVLGSERPAAVTRELTKLYETIRRDTLGSLSERFAQEGPPKGEIVVIIGAATAPERNADSDAALDALILAALERHSIKDAASLVSHETGQPRRLVYARALALARDQ; this is encoded by the coding sequence ATGACCCGCAGATTCGACGACCCGGGGCCCGCCGCCTCGACCCGAGCTCCGTCCCAGAAGCTCGCGCCCGACCGGCCGCGCAGCACGACCTTCACGGCCTTCGGCCTCGCGAGCGAGACCGAGCCCCTGTCCCCGGGCCTGCACATCGTGGCGACCCCGATCGGGAACCTGCGCGACATCACCATCCGGGCGCTGGCCACGATGGCGGCGGCCGACGCGGTCCTGGCCGAGGACACCCGCGTCACCCGGAACCTGCTGGCGCATTACGGGATCACGACGCCGCTCCTGGCCTATCACGAGCATTCCAACGACGCGGTGCGCGAGCGGATGGTGGCGCGGCTGCGCGCCGGAGAGGCGCTGGCACTGGTCTCGGATGCCGGGACGCCGCTCGTCTCGGATCCCGGCTACAAGCTGGTCCAGGCCGCCATCGAGGCCGGCATCGCCATCACGCCGGTGCCGGGACCGTCCGCGGTGATGACGGCGCTGGTCGCGGCGGGCCTGCCGACCGACCGCTTCTTCTTCGAGGGCTTCCTGCCGCAGAAGGCCGGCGCGCGGCGCAACCGCCTGGAGGCACTGCTCCAGGTCCCCGGCACGCTGGTCCTGTTCGAGTCGCCGCATCGGCTGCCCGACATGCTGGCGGACGCCGCCGCGGTGCTGGGGTCGGAGCGGCCGGCCGCCGTGACCCGCGAGCTGACCAAGCTCTACGAAACCATCCGGCGCGATACGTTGGGTAGCCTGAGCGAGCGCTTCGCCCAGGAGGGACCGCCGAAGGGTGAGATCGTGGTGATCATCGGTGCGGCGACGGCGCCGGAGCGGAACGCGGATTCGGACGCCGCCCTCGACGCCCTGATCCTGGCGGCGCTGGAGCGGCACTCGATCAAGGATGCCGCCAGCCTCGTGTCCCACGAGACCGGGCAGCCGCGGCGCCTCGTCTACGCGCGGGCGCTGGCGCTGGCGCGCGACCAGTGA